The following proteins are co-located in the Tamandua tetradactyla isolate mTamTet1 chromosome 21, mTamTet1.pri, whole genome shotgun sequence genome:
- the SPZ1 gene encoding spermatogenic leucine zipper protein 1 translates to MASSTNSAEMEVSTSSETLGPAPGREACDPKMIISAFEIGSLPLFFWGSLLSKNNSSHKVYEQTAQKFENVLKEIEGILKNVTGFEEKVSEAEEPLEETNVPEDVSELKEKVRELNKVNKMLLKNLLVCLDPKTIQNAQKQEKIMESQSSKDTVLVFAGDSVNHSEVKRTLNETQLNKEKEKDRLLHAQEENVKLRKNMERLLEEADHWSEQHTELSELIKLYHKSQKDLRETFKINGVQTQQNNEVSAKHELEVQLRKLKQDTYSLNLIAALLENECQILQQRVEILSELHHQNERALPENPTQINCEQGKKEQKPLEAENMGTYQQKMKEREGTFRSRAKFCRSLDACHNKKARNNWFNIHVSTAALVGKRGQLKGKSENGRKGDSSIRCSYLSNPSVVSHQT, encoded by the coding sequence ATGGCCAGCTCTACCAACTCTGCCGAGATGGAAGTGTCCACCTCTTCTGAAACGCTTGGGCCTGCTCCTGGTCGAGAGGCTTGTGACCCAAAGATGATCATTTCCGCATTTGAAATTGGATCACTTCCCCTTTTCTTTTGGGGTTCTCTCCTTTCCAAAAATAACAGTAGCCATAAAGTCTATGAACAGACTGCACAGAAGTTTGAAAATGTCCTTAAAGAAATAGAAGGTATTCTTAAAAATGTGACTGGTTTTGAGGAGAAGGTCTCAGAAGCAGAAGAACCCTTAGAGGAAACAAATGTTCCTGAGGATGTATCAGAACTTAAAGAAAAAGTCAGAGAACTtaacaaagtaaataaaatgctattgaaaaatcttcttgtctgtttagacccaaagacaattCAGAATGCAcagaaacaggagaaaataatggaaagccAGAGCTCCAAGGACACAGTACTAGTTTTTGCGGGGGACTCTGTAAATCACTCAGAAGTAAAAAGAACCCTTAATGAAACGCaactaaataaagaaaaagaaaaagacagacttCTTCATGCtcaagaagaaaatgtgaaaCTTAGGAAAAACATGGAGCGGTTACTAGAGGAAGCCGACCACTGGAGTGAGCAACATACCGAGCTCAGTGAACTAATAAAATTGTATCACAAATCTCAGAAGGATCTAagagaaacttttaaaattaatggaGTCCAAACCCAACAGAATAACGAGGTGTCAGCTAAGCATGAGCTGGAAGTACAACTGAGGAAATTGAAACAGGACACCTATTCATTGAATTTGATTGCAGCTTTACTGGAGAATGAGTGCCAAATCTTGCAGCAGAGAGTAGAGATTCTTAGTGAACTCCATCATCAGAATGAGAGAGCTCTGCCAGAGAATCCAACACAGATAAACTGTGAACAGGGCAAAAAAGAACAGAAGCCATTAGAAGCAGAGAACATGGGAACTTATcagcagaaaatgaaagaaagagagggtaCATTTAGGAGCAGAGCCAAATTCTGTAGAAGCCTGGATGCTTGTCATAATAAGAAAGCTCGTAATAACTGGTTCAATATTCATGTTTCAACAGCAGCTCTTGTGGGAAAAAGAGGCCAActcaaaggaaaaagtgaaaatggaagaaaaggtgATTCTTCAATACGCTGTAGCTACCTATCCAATCCCAGTGTAGTCAGTCATCAAACCTAG